A segment of the Entomomonas moraniae genome:
TGATTGGTCTGTCCTTTCTGGTTCAGGCACTAATCCTTGCCATTTACTACCCCAGCGTATATTGCCAGGGTTATTGTTTCTTATGCCTCTTGGTAAGCTCATAGCTCATCATCCTCATTTGTGTATCTGTTTTGATAGCTAGTACTTTGTTCTATTTTTTTATCAATTAATTTTCTTATAAAGTACTTAGCGGTTTCCAAACCAAATACGCCAATAAATCCAGAGGTAGCCAATGTCCATCCATAAGACAAACCAAACTCTCTACAGGTAACACCAACACTAAAGACAATAAGTGATCCAAAGATAGAATCGAATAACACTAATTTAAAACTTGGGTGCTTTTCGTCTCGATACATGCGGAATATGGTTAGTACGAAAACCATAGCTAAGGCTATTCCCTGTTCTCGTGCAATGTTGTAGAGGTTTATCCAAAAACCTATGTCTTTTTCTGGCATTTCATTTTATCTTGTTGATTTTCAGGCATAAAAAAACCGCCAATTAAGGCGGTTGTTAAAAAGAGATAGACTTATAAAGTCTGTCTGTCAGTGTAAAAATATCTAATTTTAATATGTCATATACGTAAATGATGTTATATCTGAAAAAGAATCATAACTTGCAGTTATAACTATTCGTTGTTGCTCAAAGTAGTAGTTAAGACTCTTTGAGTTTCCTACATCAAAACTGGTGAAAGTAAATTCTTTTAATTCATTCAATCGTTTTTCTAGCTTATCAAAACTTTCTTTACCTTTAATGGTCATTGTCATGCGGGTGCCTACAAGAGTGTGAACAATAGTCCCACCTATAACGTTTAAATCCCCTGTTTCTATACCAAATACAGATACTGGTGTGACTGTAAATTGATAGCCAAACTTATCATCCTTATCCTTTTTACCCTTAGGGGTAAGATGAGTTTTTACTTTGGTAAATGCTGGGTTATTTGCATAAGTCTCTAAAGTATCACTCTCATTAATAGAAAACTTAGGCTTCTCACCACATCCCACAAGCAAAACTGCTAAAACAATACCGATGATTATTTGCTTCATTCCCTTTTATCCTTAGATATACAAAAGTTTGAAGTATAGATTTATTTCAGGCATAAAAAAAGCCCCTGCGGATTAGGCTAGGGGCTGTGTTTTTGTTTAACTTTATTTAGGGTGCAAAAAATAATTATGGTAATTTTGCCTTTTTTCTCGCACATTGTCAATATTTAACTAAAAATAAATAAATTATTAGCATGAACATCTAACCTTTATTATTTTTAAGCAACTTTATCATAATCTAGCTTAATGATCTTTGATACGGGTTCTAGCGCTTTAGCGTCGATATAAGCGCATGAGTTTAGTAAGGCGTTATAAATAGCACCCCACTCTCTATCCCAGTTTCTATTGTCAATTTTAACGCCTCTCTCGTCGGCTAATAATTTACATTTATCAGCATGAGTTTTGAATGGTTTAGGATTACCCATAATCACATGGAAATATTCGGGGATAGCGCACAATGTTAATTCCTTGGATAGCTCCCACTTCTTATCCGTTAGTTTTTCAGCCTTGAAGTTATACCAGAAGTTATCAAATACAGCCTCTTGCGCACCTTCCAGGTCATCTATATTACGCATAGGCGAGTACATCCAATTACCAAAACCCTGGATATTTTCAGGTAGCATGGCAATAGCATTCTGTACTCTGCCTTTTAACCAGTTATCCATGCTCGCGGAGGTGCTATTATTCATAACGGTCTTTTGAATGGTAGTACCTAGCATCAAGAACTGATCTACTGTGTTTTCTTTACCTGTATAGTATGCATCATGCCATGCTTTGCGCGCTGTCGTGTATTTCATGTACTACCCCTTTACATCTAAATAATCTTGTATAACGTCTTTAGCTTCTTCAAATCCTTTACATACAACGGCTTTATATCCCTGCTTTTCTGCTCTCTCTATAAACTTCAATTGATCTTCTGATACTGTAGCCCCTGTTTTTCTTTTCATTTCGATAAATAAGCCATGGTATTTACAGCTAGGCTGCATGAGGAATAGATCAGATACACCGACAACTAACCCTTCTTTTTTCAACCTAGTCATTTGTTTAGCACGAGCGACCACCCCACCAGCTAGTACCGAACCGTTAGGGATACAGAATAGACAGTCAGCTATCGGCCTGTATTGAAGCCTGAACCATTTAATTAGATTGGACTGCTCTTGTGTTTCTAATGGTGCCTTACTTGCCATTCTGTTTTCCCCATTCTTTGCGCATATTTTCAATTAAGTAATCTGCTGCCTTTTGTCCTCGTTTCTTTCTTATTTCTTCCCTGAGCTGTTCTCTTTTAGAGCGTGTTGTGAAGCCCATACCTAACCAGTATCTAGCCTCGCATTCGGCTCTGTATTGTTCGCTTACTCTTTCCATGGGCTACCTGTCTCTAACCAGCGATCACCACACATGTGAGCTTCTTTATTATTTCTTTTTTTATTCTTAAAATTCATGATGCCCAGCTCATTAAAGGCTGAACCTATTGCTCTTTTTCTACTGCGAATAGGCTTTTGTGTTAGTTCTTCGTTTATTAATGAGTTCATCATCTCTATATCTCTTACAGCCATAGCTGGCATTATTAAAGCCATCAGTTTTGTATAATTATTCATACCTTAATAATCCCCTCTTTTCGCAATACAGATTGAGTTCTCATAACCCCTTCCAAGTGGCATAATCGAACAAATTCATTCTCTAAAATGCGTGTACGACGATCAATTTCATCGTGACAGTCGCTGCAAGCCCAAGCACCTTGTAAGTCATTAGGCTTTATTCCAGTTCCACATGTACCAGCCATTCGATAATGGGCCAATACTGTTGTTTCTGGGTTGTGGTTGCAGATACCGTCTAGTCTTACTTGGCATTCTCTGCCCTTGGCTAGTTTTCTAAGGTCTGTCATATAGCCTCCTGAGACATAGCCCCTGCCATTTCTTCTATTTTTTCAGGTGTTAGATCATGCCAATAGGTATTGATAAGGTACTGGCAAACGATCTGCCAAAATTGAT
Coding sequences within it:
- a CDS encoding VRR-NUC domain-containing protein; translated protein: MASKAPLETQEQSNLIKWFRLQYRPIADCLFCIPNGSVLAGGVVARAKQMTRLKKEGLVVGVSDLFLMQPSCKYHGLFIEMKRKTGATVSEDQLKFIERAEKQGYKAVVCKGFEEAKDVIQDYLDVKG
- a CDS encoding DUF1364 domain-containing protein, which translates into the protein MTDLRKLAKGRECQVRLDGICNHNPETTVLAHYRMAGTCGTGIKPNDLQGAWACSDCHDEIDRRTRILENEFVRLCHLEGVMRTQSVLRKEGIIKV
- a CDS encoding phage holin family protein, whose translation is MPEKDIGFWINLYNIAREQGIALAMVFVLTIFRMYRDEKHPSFKLVLFDSIFGSLIVFSVGVTCREFGLSYGWTLATSGFIGVFGLETAKYFIRKLIDKKIEQSTSYQNRYTNEDDEL
- a CDS encoding DUF7696 family protein; this encodes MERVSEQYRAECEARYWLGMGFTTRSKREQLREEIRKKRGQKAADYLIENMRKEWGKQNGK